One part of the Streptomyces sp. NBC_00286 genome encodes these proteins:
- the thiD gene encoding bifunctional hydroxymethylpyrimidine kinase/phosphomethylpyrimidine kinase, with translation MSARGAGVGGAPPRVLTVAGSDSGGGAGIQADLKTMLALGVHGMSVLTAVTAQNSLGVQGAWELPVEAVRVQYRSVVDDIGVQAVKTGMLSSAELVETVAELIGGTDAPAVVDPVGVSKHGDSLLAEDALDSVRTKLLPVATVATPNLDEVAQLTGVRVESEDGMRRAAAALLSYGPQWALIKGGHLVGDAVDFLTDGSEEHWLRAPRLDNRHTHGTGCTLASAIASGLAKGQSVPEAVAAAKEYVTGAIAAGFALGGGIGPVDHGWRWGAGRA, from the coding sequence GTGAGTGCCAGGGGGGCGGGCGTAGGGGGTGCTCCGCCGCGTGTGCTGACGGTCGCGGGTTCCGACTCCGGGGGAGGGGCCGGAATCCAGGCCGACTTGAAGACGATGCTCGCGCTCGGCGTACACGGCATGAGTGTGCTCACGGCGGTCACCGCCCAGAACTCCCTTGGCGTGCAAGGAGCTTGGGAGCTTCCGGTGGAGGCGGTGCGGGTCCAGTACCGCAGTGTGGTCGACGACATCGGGGTGCAGGCGGTCAAGACCGGGATGCTGTCCTCGGCCGAACTCGTCGAGACGGTCGCCGAGTTGATCGGGGGCACGGACGCGCCCGCCGTCGTCGACCCGGTCGGCGTCTCCAAGCACGGCGACTCCCTGCTGGCCGAGGACGCCCTGGATTCCGTACGTACGAAGCTGCTGCCCGTCGCCACCGTGGCCACGCCGAACCTCGACGAGGTCGCTCAACTCACGGGCGTACGGGTCGAATCGGAGGACGGGATGCGGCGAGCGGCGGCGGCCCTGCTCTCGTACGGGCCGCAGTGGGCGCTCATCAAGGGTGGTCATCTCGTCGGTGACGCCGTGGACTTCCTCACCGACGGATCCGAGGAGCACTGGCTGCGCGCTCCCCGTCTCGACAACCGGCACACCCACGGCACCGGGTGCACCCTCGCCTCCGCGATCGCCTCGGGGCTCGCGAAGGGGCAGTCCGTGCCGGAGGCGGTGGCGGCGGCCAAGGAGTACGTCACCGGGGCGATCGCGGCGGGGTTCGCGCTGGGGGGCGGGATCGGGCCGGTGGATCATGGGTGGCGGTGGGGAGCGGGGCGCGCGTAA
- a CDS encoding thiamine-phosphate kinase, producing the protein MKGTVGELGEFGLIRELTSRLTTTPAVRVGPGDDAAVVAAPDRRVVASTDILLEGRHFRRDWSTAYDVGRKAAAQNLADIAAMGAVPTALLLGLVVPAELPATWPSELMDGLRDECQVAGAAVVGGDVVRGDTITVSITALGDLRNHEPVTRGGAQPGDVVAVTGWLGWSAAGHAVLSRGFRSPRAFVEAHRRPEPPYHAGPAAAGLGATSMTDVSDGLIADLGHIAEASKVRIDVRSGAVDIPSQMNDIGQAVGVDPLQWVLTGGEDHAIVATFPSDVKLPARWKVIGEVLNPSALPQVTVDGAPWTSKGGWDHFGDIES; encoded by the coding sequence ATGAAGGGAACCGTGGGCGAGTTGGGGGAGTTCGGGCTCATCAGGGAGCTCACCTCACGGCTCACCACCACCCCGGCGGTACGCGTCGGGCCGGGCGACGACGCCGCCGTGGTGGCCGCCCCCGACCGCAGGGTCGTGGCGAGTACCGACATCCTCCTGGAGGGGCGGCACTTCCGCCGCGACTGGTCGACGGCGTACGACGTCGGGCGCAAGGCGGCGGCGCAGAACCTCGCGGACATCGCCGCCATGGGCGCCGTACCCACCGCACTCCTGCTCGGCCTGGTCGTCCCGGCCGAACTCCCGGCCACCTGGCCCTCCGAGCTGATGGACGGCCTGCGAGACGAGTGCCAGGTCGCTGGCGCGGCCGTGGTCGGCGGCGACGTCGTACGCGGTGACACCATCACCGTCTCGATCACCGCACTCGGCGATCTGCGCAACCACGAGCCCGTGACCCGCGGGGGAGCCCAGCCCGGCGACGTCGTCGCCGTCACGGGCTGGCTTGGCTGGTCCGCGGCCGGCCACGCGGTGCTCTCGCGCGGCTTCCGCTCGCCGCGCGCCTTCGTCGAGGCCCACCGGCGGCCCGAACCGCCGTACCACGCGGGTCCCGCGGCCGCCGGGCTCGGTGCGACTTCGATGACGGACGTCAGCGACGGGCTGATCGCCGACCTCGGGCATATCGCGGAAGCCAGCAAGGTACGGATCGACGTCCGCTCCGGCGCCGTCGACATCCCCTCGCAGATGAACGACATCGGACAGGCCGTCGGCGTCGATCCGCTCCAGTGGGTGCTCACCGGCGGCGAGGACCACGCGATCGTCGCCACCTTCCCCTCGGACGTGAAGCTGCCCGCTCGCTGGAAGGTGATCGGCGAGGTCCTCAACCCCTCGGCGCTGCCCCAGGTCACCGTCGACGGGGCGCCGTGGACCAGCAAGGGCGGCTGGGATCACTTCGGGGACATCGAGTCATGA
- a CDS encoding Lrp/AsnC ligand binding domain-containing protein, with translation MVQAYILIQTEVGKASTVAETISKISGVIQAEDVTGPYDVIVRAQADTVDDLGRMVVAKVQQVDGITRTLTCPVVHL, from the coding sequence GTGGTACAGGCGTACATCCTGATCCAGACGGAGGTCGGCAAAGCGTCGACCGTCGCTGAGACGATCAGCAAGATTTCGGGGGTGATCCAGGCCGAGGACGTGACCGGACCGTACGACGTGATCGTGCGGGCCCAAGCCGACACCGTTGATGATCTCGGCCGCATGGTGGTCGCGAAAGTCCAGCAAGTGGACGGCATCACCCGTACCCTGACCTGCCCGGTGGTGCACCTGTAG
- a CDS encoding DUF3515 domain-containing protein, whose amino-acid sequence MNSLRSRLFGLPALALLISATGCSSADDSASAAVPSPDAKVTKLCQNLDERLPPKVDGLDREDPEPRSTLTAGWGGPAIILRCGVERPAEMLDPKASTTEVNGVAWLVQEEDDGSYVFTTGLRKAYVEIGFSKEQAAKGAGPLVDFAEPIKKAIPEGIAD is encoded by the coding sequence GTGAACTCGCTCCGTTCCCGGCTGTTCGGTCTTCCCGCCCTTGCCCTGCTGATCTCCGCCACAGGCTGCTCCTCCGCAGACGACAGTGCGTCGGCCGCGGTTCCCAGCCCGGACGCGAAGGTCACCAAGCTGTGCCAGAACCTGGACGAACGGCTGCCGCCGAAGGTGGACGGTCTCGACCGGGAGGATCCCGAGCCCCGGTCCACACTGACCGCGGGCTGGGGAGGCCCGGCGATCATACTGCGCTGCGGCGTCGAGCGGCCCGCCGAGATGCTCGACCCGAAGGCGTCCACGACCGAGGTGAACGGCGTGGCCTGGCTCGTACAGGAAGAGGACGACGGCTCGTACGTCTTCACCACGGGCCTGCGCAAGGCGTACGTGGAGATCGGCTTCAGCAAGGAGCAGGCCGCCAAGGGCGCGGGCCCGCTCGTCGACTTCGCCGAGCCCATCAAGAAGGCGATCCCAGAAGGGATCGCCGACTAG
- a CDS encoding D-alanine--D-alanine ligase family protein translates to MSTENLPQNPGQTPRKPRVAVVFGGRSSEHGISVVTAGAVLRAIDRTKYDVLPIGITQDGRWALTADEPERMAIVERRQPSVEQLAESEEGGVILPVDPSNREVVYSEPGSVPKALGEVDVVFPVLHGPYGEDGTLQGLLELSGVPYVGSGVLASAVGQDKEYMKRVFTSFGLPVGPYTVIRPREWELDEAGARRKIVDFAGEHGWPLFVKPARAGSSIGITKVDDLGGLEEAIAAAQQHDPKVIVEALLRGREIECGVLEFEDGPRASVPAEIPPVQSHEFYDFEAKYIDSAPGIVPAPLTDEQTADVQRLAVAAFEAASCEGLVRADFFLTEDGEFVINEINTMPGFTPISMYPRMWQESGVSYPELVDLLVQAALRRSTGLR, encoded by the coding sequence ATGAGCACCGAGAACCTCCCCCAGAACCCTGGGCAGACGCCTCGTAAGCCGCGTGTGGCCGTCGTGTTCGGCGGCCGCAGCTCCGAACACGGGATCTCCGTCGTCACCGCCGGCGCCGTCCTGCGTGCCATCGACCGGACGAAGTACGACGTCCTGCCGATCGGCATCACCCAGGACGGCCGCTGGGCGCTCACGGCGGACGAGCCCGAGCGGATGGCCATCGTCGAACGGCGCCAGCCGAGCGTGGAGCAACTCGCCGAGTCCGAAGAGGGCGGGGTGATCCTCCCTGTCGACCCCTCCAACCGCGAAGTCGTCTACAGCGAGCCCGGTTCGGTCCCCAAGGCGCTCGGCGAGGTCGACGTCGTCTTCCCGGTGCTGCACGGCCCGTACGGCGAGGACGGCACCCTCCAGGGCCTCCTGGAGCTGTCCGGTGTCCCGTACGTCGGCTCGGGTGTGCTCGCCTCGGCCGTCGGCCAGGACAAGGAGTACATGAAGCGGGTGTTCACCTCCTTCGGGCTGCCCGTCGGCCCGTACACGGTGATCCGCCCCCGCGAGTGGGAGCTCGACGAAGCGGGGGCCCGCAGGAAGATCGTCGACTTCGCGGGCGAGCACGGCTGGCCGCTTTTCGTGAAGCCCGCGCGCGCGGGGTCGTCGATCGGCATCACCAAGGTCGATGATCTGGGCGGCCTCGAGGAGGCGATCGCGGCGGCCCAGCAGCACGACCCGAAGGTCATCGTGGAGGCGCTGCTGCGCGGTCGCGAGATCGAGTGCGGGGTCCTGGAGTTCGAGGACGGGCCGCGCGCCTCGGTGCCCGCCGAGATTCCGCCGGTGCAGTCCCACGAGTTCTACGACTTCGAGGCGAAGTACATCGACTCCGCCCCGGGGATCGTGCCCGCGCCGCTCACCGACGAGCAGACCGCCGATGTTCAGCGGCTGGCGGTCGCGGCCTTCGAGGCGGCGTCGTGCGAGGGTCTCGTACGCGCGGATTTCTTCCTCACCGAGGACGGCGAGTTCGTCATCAACGAGATCAACACGATGCCGGGCTTCACGCCGATCTCCATGTACCCGCGGATGTGGCAGGAGAGCGGGGTCAGCTACCCGGAGTTGGTGGACCTCTTGGTCCAGGCCGCGTTGCGGCGGTCAACGGGCCTTCGCTGA